One Azoarcus sp. DN11 DNA segment encodes these proteins:
- a CDS encoding TolC family protein — MTSSLTRTGPRHLCATVLTAALTFSGATARAQDAPGPLPRSFPIATPAATSAPALGADIAGLLEHARASNPGLAAQRAETAAARERTDSAGALPDPNVQVELMDFTNQRRGGGTTLVPGRVGETRYRIIQQLPGWGKRDLQTRTAAAKAEQAAAGLDAAWLDLASAVKNAWLRYYAADREAALARESLALLGGLEDATLARYRQGLVPQQAVLRAQREITSQRIAQVGIEQRRRGAAAALNGILARSPDAPLAAPAEPAALPSALDLPALIARARAANPGIAADERGIEAARLERERTFADRYPDYSVGLTNNRQRGENQTWDVMFEVMIPLQQSARRAREREATQMLAAADARREATASRLDGELGSAWATFTSAQESRRLIRGTLLPQAQAARDATRAAFETGRVDFDAVLEAERQLVDARTSLLQAEIEARTALFEIEKLVGDAP, encoded by the coding sequence ATGACTTCGTCCTTGACGAGGACCGGACCGCGGCACCTGTGCGCCACCGTCCTCACTGCGGCGCTCACCTTTTCAGGCGCCACCGCCCGCGCACAGGACGCCCCCGGGCCGCTGCCCCGGAGTTTCCCCATCGCAACCCCTGCGGCGACCTCCGCGCCCGCCCTCGGCGCCGACATCGCCGGCCTGCTCGAACACGCCCGCGCCAGCAACCCCGGCCTCGCCGCCCAGCGCGCCGAAACCGCGGCCGCACGCGAACGCACGGACTCCGCCGGCGCCCTGCCCGACCCGAACGTCCAGGTCGAGCTGATGGACTTCACCAACCAGAGGCGCGGCGGCGGCACCACGCTCGTCCCGGGACGCGTCGGCGAGACCCGCTACCGCATCATTCAGCAGCTCCCCGGCTGGGGCAAGCGCGACCTGCAGACGCGCACCGCGGCCGCCAAGGCCGAGCAGGCCGCCGCCGGGCTGGATGCGGCCTGGCTCGACCTCGCCTCGGCGGTCAAGAACGCGTGGCTGCGCTACTACGCCGCCGACCGCGAAGCCGCGCTCGCACGCGAATCCCTCGCGCTCCTCGGCGGACTCGAGGACGCGACCCTCGCGCGCTACCGCCAGGGCCTCGTCCCGCAGCAGGCGGTGCTGCGCGCCCAGCGCGAGATCACCAGCCAGCGCATCGCGCAGGTCGGCATCGAACAGCGCCGGCGCGGCGCCGCGGCCGCCCTCAACGGCATCCTCGCGCGCTCGCCCGACGCCCCGCTCGCCGCGCCGGCCGAGCCCGCCGCGCTGCCCTCGGCGCTCGACCTCCCGGCGCTGATCGCCCGCGCCCGCGCCGCGAATCCCGGGATCGCGGCCGACGAACGCGGCATCGAAGCCGCACGGCTCGAACGTGAGCGCACCTTCGCCGACCGCTACCCCGACTACTCGGTCGGCCTGACGAACAACCGCCAGCGCGGCGAGAACCAGACCTGGGACGTGATGTTCGAGGTCATGATCCCGCTGCAGCAATCGGCACGGCGCGCGCGCGAGCGCGAGGCGACGCAGATGCTCGCCGCCGCCGACGCCCGCCGCGAGGCGACCGCCTCGCGCCTCGACGGCGAGCTCGGCAGCGCCTGGGCGACCTTCACCAGCGCGCAGGAAAGCCGGCGCCTGATCCGCGGCACGCTGCTGCCGCAGGCGCAAGCCGCGCGCGACGCCACCCGCGCCGCCTTCGAGACCGGCCGCGTCGACTTCGACGCCGTGCTCGAAGCCGAGCGCCAGCTCGTCGACGCCCGCACGAGCCTGCTGCAGGCCGAGATCGAAGCCCGCACGGCCCTGTTCGAAATCGAGAAACTGGTCGGAGACGCCCCGTGA
- a CDS encoding efflux RND transporter periplasmic adaptor subunit has protein sequence MTTATRLTLTTLAVAVALAAGYFAGTRNADHAAPAASGAPAEASPAAAPGGKKILYYRNPMGLPDTSPVPKKDSMGMDYLPVYDGEDAGPDDTGAVTVSPARLQTLGVRTAAAELRTLDEPVRAVGRVAINERSIVDVAPRFEGWIERLHVNASGDPVRRGQALFTVYSPELVSAGSELRIAERLQQDASSDPSAAESAKRLADATRARVSNWQMKLPEGAKSGSGRLTFTAPANGVVMEKKAVEGMRFMPGDALYRIADLSTVWILADVYERDLARVKPGQHAVVTLDAFPGRSFDAKVAYLYPTLDAATRTTPIRLELANPDGLLRPGLFAHADVNTGAAAPTLTVPTSALIDSGERQVVLVAQDEGRFLPKAVKVGRRGSEHIEILDGVTAGERVVVSANFLIDAESNLRAALASFTAGKDAPAGAAANYAAEGTLDAIDLSAGSVSITHGAIPALKWPPMTMEFALASPEVGKHIAPGSAIRFQFEQRAPGEFAVTRIEAAAPTGHTGH, from the coding sequence GTGACCACCGCCACACGCCTCACCCTCACCACGCTCGCGGTCGCCGTCGCGCTTGCCGCCGGCTACTTCGCCGGCACCCGCAACGCGGACCACGCCGCCCCCGCCGCCTCCGGCGCCCCCGCCGAAGCGAGCCCCGCCGCCGCCCCGGGCGGCAAGAAGATCCTCTACTACCGCAACCCGATGGGCCTGCCCGACACCTCGCCGGTGCCGAAGAAAGACTCGATGGGCATGGACTACCTCCCGGTGTACGACGGCGAGGACGCCGGCCCGGACGATACCGGCGCCGTCACGGTGAGCCCCGCGCGCCTGCAGACGCTGGGCGTGCGCACCGCCGCCGCCGAGCTGCGCACGCTCGACGAGCCGGTGCGCGCGGTCGGGCGCGTCGCCATCAACGAACGCAGCATCGTCGACGTGGCGCCGCGCTTCGAAGGCTGGATCGAGCGCCTGCATGTGAACGCCAGCGGCGACCCGGTGCGCCGCGGCCAGGCGCTATTCACCGTGTATAGCCCGGAACTCGTCTCCGCCGGCTCCGAACTTCGCATCGCCGAACGCCTGCAGCAGGACGCAAGCAGCGACCCGTCCGCCGCGGAATCCGCCAAGCGCCTCGCCGACGCCACCCGCGCGCGCGTGTCGAACTGGCAGATGAAGCTGCCCGAAGGCGCGAAATCCGGCAGCGGTCGGCTCACCTTCACCGCGCCCGCCAACGGCGTCGTGATGGAGAAAAAGGCCGTCGAAGGCATGCGCTTCATGCCCGGCGACGCACTCTACCGCATCGCCGACCTCTCCACCGTGTGGATCCTCGCGGACGTCTACGAACGCGACCTCGCGCGCGTGAAACCCGGGCAGCATGCGGTCGTCACGCTCGACGCCTTTCCCGGCCGCAGCTTCGACGCCAAGGTCGCCTACCTCTACCCGACCCTCGACGCCGCGACGCGCACGACGCCGATCCGCCTCGAACTGGCGAACCCCGACGGCCTGCTGCGCCCCGGCCTCTTCGCCCACGCCGACGTGAACACCGGCGCAGCCGCACCGACGCTGACCGTGCCGACCTCGGCGCTGATCGACAGCGGCGAGCGCCAGGTCGTGCTCGTCGCGCAGGACGAAGGCCGTTTCCTGCCCAAGGCCGTCAAGGTCGGCCGGCGCGGCAGCGAGCACATCGAGATCCTCGACGGCGTCACCGCGGGTGAGCGCGTCGTCGTCTCGGCAAACTTCCTGATCGACGCCGAAAGCAACCTGCGCGCAGCGCTCGCGAGCTTTACCGCCGGCAAGGACGCTCCCGCCGGCGCCGCGGCGAACTACGCCGCCGAAGGCACGCTCGACGCCATCGACCTCTCCGCCGGCTCGGTCAGCATCACGCACGGCGCCATCCCCGCGCTGAAGTGGCCGCCTATGACGATGGAGTTCGCCCTCGCGTCGCCCGAGGTCGGCAAGCACATCGCCCCCGGCAGCGCGATCCGCTTCCAGTTCGAACAGCGCGCGCCGGGCGAATTCGCGGTCACGCGCATCGAAGCCGCCGCGCCCACCGGCCACACCGGGCACTGA
- a CDS encoding CusA/CzcA family heavy metal efflux RND transporter gives MLNRLIDWSARNVFLVLLATLFVSAAGAYALKHTPVDALPDLSDVQVIVYADYPGQAPQVVEDQVTYPLTTALLAVPKAKVVRGFSMFGASYVYVIFEDGTDIYWARSRVLEYLSSAAGRMPAGVAPQIGPDATGVGWVYQYALTGKDRSLADLRSLQDWYVRYQLTKAHGVAEVASLGGFVREYQVTVDPHRLASYGIPLDRVAQVIRASNRDVGGRVVELAETEYMVRGRGYLRNAEDIARLVLKSEGGTPVLVRDVARVEMVPAERRGIAELNGEGEVASGIVMARFGQNALDVIANVKAKMAEIASGLPEATSIVPVYDRSALIERAIETLKGTLLEESLIVAAVCVIFLMHVRSALVAIITLPIGILVAFIAMRALGLGSNIMSLGGIAIAIGAMVDAAIVMIENVHKRLEHLPGDAPQSARAETMIRACKEVGPALFFSLLIITVSFLPVFTLEGQEGRMFSPLAFTKTFAMAGAALLSVTLVPVLMMLFIRGRIMPEAKNPVNRVLIWLYRPIIAWVMRHRWLTLIAAAVSMAITLYPASRIGSEFMPTLNEGTLLYMPASLPGMSVTKAGELLQTTDRIIKTFPEVESVYGKAGRANSATDPAPLEMFETVVNLKPESEWRPGMTTHKLIAEMDAALKFPGVANSWTMPIKARLDMLSTGIRTPIGVKVFGKDLATIERLAREVEAVVRDVPGTTSAYAERVTGGFYLDITPDRSQLARYGITVDDFQMVVATALGGDPVTTTVEGLERYTVAVRYPRDLRDDPRRIAAEVFVPLPGGGGNLPLGQLAKVTLAKGAPAIRTENALLTAYVYVDIRDRDIGSYVADARRAVAAKVDFPPGYYATWSGQFEFMERAKEKLAVVVPLTLAIIFVLLYLNFRRLTETLIVMLSVPFALVGGIWLMWWLGYNMSVAVGVGFIALAGVAAETGVVMLIYLDHAWEAIRARRLAEGRQPDAADLYHAIMEGAVERVRPKMMTVVAIIAGLLPIMWGSGTGSEVMSRIAAPMVGGMLSSTVLTLGVIPAIYALVKEWRLKRGLEIGG, from the coding sequence ATGTTGAATCGCCTCATCGACTGGTCCGCGCGCAACGTCTTCCTCGTGCTGCTCGCGACGCTGTTCGTCAGCGCCGCGGGCGCCTATGCGCTGAAGCACACCCCGGTCGACGCGCTGCCCGACCTCTCCGACGTGCAGGTGATCGTCTACGCCGACTACCCCGGCCAGGCGCCGCAGGTCGTCGAGGACCAGGTCACCTACCCGCTCACGACCGCGCTGCTGGCCGTGCCCAAGGCCAAGGTCGTGCGCGGCTTCTCGATGTTCGGCGCGTCCTACGTGTACGTGATCTTCGAGGACGGCACCGACATCTACTGGGCGCGCTCGCGCGTGCTCGAATACCTCTCGTCGGCAGCGGGGCGGATGCCCGCCGGCGTCGCGCCGCAGATCGGCCCGGACGCGACCGGCGTCGGCTGGGTGTACCAATATGCGCTGACCGGCAAGGACCGCTCGCTCGCCGACCTGCGCAGCCTGCAGGACTGGTACGTGCGCTACCAGCTCACCAAGGCCCACGGCGTCGCCGAAGTCGCGAGCCTGGGCGGTTTCGTGCGCGAATACCAGGTCACGGTCGACCCGCACCGGCTCGCGAGCTACGGCATCCCGCTCGACCGCGTCGCGCAGGTCATCCGCGCGTCGAACCGCGACGTCGGCGGGCGCGTCGTCGAACTGGCCGAGACCGAATACATGGTGCGCGGCCGCGGCTACCTGCGCAACGCCGAAGACATCGCCCGGCTCGTGCTGAAGAGTGAAGGCGGCACCCCGGTGCTCGTGCGCGACGTCGCGCGCGTCGAGATGGTCCCCGCCGAGCGCCGCGGCATCGCCGAGCTCAACGGCGAAGGCGAAGTCGCCTCCGGCATCGTCATGGCGCGCTTCGGCCAGAACGCGCTCGACGTCATCGCCAACGTCAAGGCCAAGATGGCCGAGATCGCCTCCGGCCTGCCCGAAGCTACCTCCATCGTCCCCGTCTACGACCGCTCCGCGCTGATCGAACGCGCGATCGAGACGCTCAAGGGCACGCTGCTCGAGGAAAGCCTGATCGTCGCCGCGGTTTGCGTCATCTTCCTGATGCACGTGCGCAGCGCCCTGGTCGCGATCATCACGCTGCCGATCGGCATCCTCGTCGCCTTCATCGCGATGCGCGCGCTCGGGCTCGGCTCCAACATCATGAGCCTGGGCGGCATCGCGATCGCCATCGGCGCGATGGTCGACGCCGCCATCGTGATGATCGAGAACGTCCACAAGCGCCTCGAACACCTCCCCGGCGACGCCCCGCAGTCCGCACGCGCCGAGACGATGATCCGCGCGTGCAAGGAAGTCGGCCCGGCGCTGTTCTTCTCGCTCCTGATCATCACCGTCTCCTTCCTGCCCGTATTCACGCTCGAAGGCCAGGAAGGCCGCATGTTCTCGCCGCTCGCCTTCACCAAGACCTTCGCGATGGCAGGCGCGGCACTCTTGTCGGTGACGCTGGTGCCGGTGCTGATGATGCTCTTCATCCGCGGCCGCATCATGCCCGAGGCGAAGAACCCGGTGAACCGCGTGCTGATCTGGCTCTACCGCCCGATCATCGCGTGGGTCATGCGCCACCGCTGGCTCACGCTGATCGCCGCCGCCGTCTCGATGGCGATCACCCTCTACCCGGCAAGCCGCATCGGCTCCGAGTTCATGCCCACGCTCAACGAAGGCACGCTGCTCTACATGCCGGCATCCCTCCCCGGCATGTCGGTGACCAAGGCCGGCGAACTCCTGCAGACCACCGACCGCATCATCAAGACCTTCCCCGAGGTCGAATCGGTCTACGGCAAGGCCGGCCGCGCCAACAGCGCCACCGACCCCGCGCCGCTCGAGATGTTCGAGACCGTCGTCAACCTCAAGCCCGAGTCCGAATGGCGCCCCGGCATGACCACCCACAAGCTCATCGCCGAGATGGACGCCGCGCTCAAGTTCCCCGGCGTCGCCAACTCCTGGACCATGCCGATCAAGGCGCGCCTCGACATGCTCTCGACCGGCATCCGCACGCCCATCGGCGTCAAGGTCTTCGGCAAGGACCTCGCCACCATCGAGCGCCTCGCGCGCGAAGTCGAAGCGGTCGTGCGCGACGTCCCCGGCACCACCAGCGCCTACGCCGAGCGCGTCACCGGCGGCTTCTACCTCGACATCACCCCCGACCGCAGCCAGCTCGCGCGCTACGGCATCACCGTCGACGACTTCCAGATGGTCGTCGCCACCGCGCTCGGTGGCGACCCGGTGACGACCACCGTCGAAGGCCTCGAGCGCTACACCGTCGCCGTGCGCTACCCGCGCGACCTGCGCGACGACCCGCGCCGCATCGCCGCAGAAGTCTTCGTGCCGCTGCCCGGCGGCGGCGGCAACCTGCCGCTCGGCCAGCTCGCCAAGGTCACGCTCGCCAAGGGCGCCCCCGCGATCCGCACCGAAAACGCGCTGCTGACGGCCTATGTATATGTAGACATCCGCGACCGCGACATCGGCTCCTACGTCGCCGACGCCCGCCGCGCCGTCGCCGCGAAGGTCGACTTCCCGCCCGGCTACTACGCCACCTGGAGCGGCCAGTTCGAGTTCATGGAACGCGCCAAGGAAAAGCTCGCCGTCGTCGTCCCCCTCACGCTCGCGATCATCTTCGTGCTGCTCTACCTCAACTTCCGCCGCCTCACCGAAACGCTGATCGTCATGCTCTCGGTCCCCTTCGCGCTCGTCGGCGGCATCTGGCTGATGTGGTGGCTCGGCTACAACATGAGCGTCGCCGTCGGCGTCGGCTTCATCGCGCTCGCCGGCGTCGCCGCCGAAACCGGCGTCGTCATGCTGATCTACCTCGACCACGCCTGGGAAGCCATCCGCGCCCGGCGCCTCGCCGAAGGCCGCCAGCCCGACGCCGCCGACCTCTACCACGCCATCATGGAAGGCGCCGTCGAACGCGTGCGCCCCAAGATGATGACGGTAGTCGCCATCATCGCCGGCCTGCTCCCCATCATGTGGGGCAGCGGCACCGGCAGCGAAGTCATGAGCCGCATTGCCGCGCCGATGGTCGGGGGCATGCTGTCATCGACGGTGCTGACGCTGGGCGTGATTCCGGCGATCTATGCGCTGGTGAAGGAATGGCGGCTGAAGCGGGGGTTGGAAATCGGGGGCTGA
- a CDS encoding ribbon-helix-helix domain-containing protein, whose amino-acid sequence MAQTETKVLTAHVPRPLAEKVDLMAARLERSRGWIMKQALAAWIDQEEERSRLTREALADVDGACVIDHQAVQAWADSLETDTPLPLPR is encoded by the coding sequence ATGGCACAGACAGAAACCAAAGTTCTAACCGCCCATGTGCCGCGCCCTCTTGCCGAGAAGGTCGACCTGATGGCCGCGCGCCTTGAACGCTCACGCGGCTGGATCATGAAGCAGGCGCTGGCTGCGTGGATTGATCAGGAAGAAGAACGCAGCCGCCTGACCCGCGAGGCCCTGGCGGACGTTGATGGCGCGTGCGTCATCGACCACCAGGCCGTGCAGGCATGGGCCGACAGCCTGGAAACCGACACCCCGTTACCGTTGCCGCGCTGA
- a CDS encoding type II toxin-antitoxin system RelE/ParE family toxin, translating into MELKWTNKALSDLARLYEFLAPVNRTAAARTIQSLTSAPASLVANPRIGERLDEFAPREVRRILVGHYEMRYEIREATLYVLRLWHTREDR; encoded by the coding sequence ATGGAACTGAAATGGACGAACAAGGCGCTGTCGGATCTGGCGCGGCTGTACGAGTTTCTCGCGCCGGTTAATCGAACCGCCGCGGCGCGTACCATCCAGTCGCTCACGTCTGCACCGGCCAGCCTCGTGGCGAACCCGCGCATCGGCGAACGGCTCGACGAATTCGCACCGCGCGAAGTCCGCCGCATCCTTGTCGGGCACTACGAAATGCGCTACGAGATCCGGGAAGCCACGCTTTACGTGCTGCGGCTCTGGCATACGCGCGAAGACCGGTAG